Proteins found in one Lycium ferocissimum isolate CSIRO_LF1 chromosome 6, AGI_CSIRO_Lferr_CH_V1, whole genome shotgun sequence genomic segment:
- the LOC132059746 gene encoding AMSH-like ubiquitin thioesterase 2 isoform X4, which yields MKRNNHKQSTEVSQTAPSPGISLIHTLPHEAEISSVSSTDSSSGPSNYSRNVQTKSGPLKDVHVPTRLMENFLEIASDNTKKDIETCGFLGAIFKDDIFYITSLIIPKQESTSNSCQALQEEEMFAILHEQPLFPIGWIHTHPSQSCFMSSIDLHTQYSYQVMVPEAIGIVMAPTDTSRAYGIFQLSDGGKKILKDCPEKGFHLHKEPVDGSPLYGDCSNVYINSCLRLEIFDLR from the exons ATGAAAAGAAACAATCATAAACAAAGTACAGAAG TTTCACAGACTGCTCCTTCTCCGGGAATCTCCTTGATACACACTTTGCCTCATGAAGCTGAAATCTCAAGTGTCTCAAGTACTGATTCATCAAGTGGTCCTTCAAACTATTCACGCAATGTGCAGACCAAATCTGGGCCTCTCAAAGATGTACATGTA CCAACAAGGTTGATGGAGAATTTTCTGGAAATCGCCAGCGACAACACTAAGAAGGATATAGAGACCTGTGGATTTCTTGGTGCCATCTTT AAAGATGACATCTTTTATATTACCTCTCTAATAATACCAAAACAAGAATCAACCTCCAATTCT TGTCAAGCCCTACAAGAGGAGGAAATGTTTGCCATACTACATGAACAACCCCTCTTTCCAATTGGATGGATTCAT ACGCATCCATCTCAGAGCTGTTTCATGTCATCGATCGATTTGCATACTCAATATTCTTATCAG GTCATGGTACCAGAGGCTATTGGAATTGTCATGGCTCCTACCGATACATCAAG GGCATATGGAATATTCCAGCTATCTGATGGTGGAAAGAAAATCCTCAAGGACTGCCCAGAGAAAGGATTTCATCTTCATAAAGAACCAGTTGATGGGAGTCCCCTCTATGGGGATTGCTCCAATGTCTATATTAATTCATGTCTAAGACTAGAGATATTTGATTTACGATGA
- the LOC132059746 gene encoding AMSH-like ubiquitin thioesterase 2 isoform X1 yields the protein MPKIIQIFFYWTGVNWFMAGGVCCQTNVHTVSQTAPSPGISLIHTLPHEAEISSVSSTDSSSGPSNYSRNVQTKSGPLKDVHVPTRLMENFLEIASDNTKKDIETCGFLGAIFKDDIFYITSLIIPKQESTSNSCQALQEEEMFAILHEQPLFPIGWIHTHPSQSCFMSSIDLHTQYSYQVMVPEAIGIVMAPTDTSRAYGIFQLSDGGKKILKDCPEKGFHLHKEPVDGSPLYGDCSNVYINSCLRLEIFDLR from the exons ATGCCCAAGATTATTCAGATTTTCTTCTATTGGACTGGTGTTAATTGG TTCATGGCTGGTGGAGTATGTTGCCAGACTAATGTGCATACAGTTTCACAGACTGCTCCTTCTCCGGGAATCTCCTTGATACACACTTTGCCTCATGAAGCTGAAATCTCAAGTGTCTCAAGTACTGATTCATCAAGTGGTCCTTCAAACTATTCACGCAATGTGCAGACCAAATCTGGGCCTCTCAAAGATGTACATGTA CCAACAAGGTTGATGGAGAATTTTCTGGAAATCGCCAGCGACAACACTAAGAAGGATATAGAGACCTGTGGATTTCTTGGTGCCATCTTT AAAGATGACATCTTTTATATTACCTCTCTAATAATACCAAAACAAGAATCAACCTCCAATTCT TGTCAAGCCCTACAAGAGGAGGAAATGTTTGCCATACTACATGAACAACCCCTCTTTCCAATTGGATGGATTCAT ACGCATCCATCTCAGAGCTGTTTCATGTCATCGATCGATTTGCATACTCAATATTCTTATCAG GTCATGGTACCAGAGGCTATTGGAATTGTCATGGCTCCTACCGATACATCAAG GGCATATGGAATATTCCAGCTATCTGATGGTGGAAAGAAAATCCTCAAGGACTGCCCAGAGAAAGGATTTCATCTTCATAAAGAACCAGTTGATGGGAGTCCCCTCTATGGGGATTGCTCCAATGTCTATATTAATTCATGTCTAAGACTAGAGATATTTGATTTACGATGA
- the LOC132059746 gene encoding AMSH-like ubiquitin thioesterase 2 isoform X5 — MPKIIQIFFYWTGVNWFMAGGVCCQTNVHTVSQTAPSPGISLIHTLPHEAEISSVSSTDSSSGPSNYSRNVQTKSGPLKDVHVKDDIFYITSLIIPKQESTSNSCQALQEEEMFAILHEQPLFPIGWIHTHPSQSCFMSSIDLHTQYSYQVMVPEAIGIVMAPTDTSRAYGIFQLSDGGKKILKDCPEKGFHLHKEPVDGSPLYGDCSNVYINSCLRLEIFDLR, encoded by the exons ATGCCCAAGATTATTCAGATTTTCTTCTATTGGACTGGTGTTAATTGG TTCATGGCTGGTGGAGTATGTTGCCAGACTAATGTGCATACAGTTTCACAGACTGCTCCTTCTCCGGGAATCTCCTTGATACACACTTTGCCTCATGAAGCTGAAATCTCAAGTGTCTCAAGTACTGATTCATCAAGTGGTCCTTCAAACTATTCACGCAATGTGCAGACCAAATCTGGGCCTCTCAAAGATGTACATGTA AAAGATGACATCTTTTATATTACCTCTCTAATAATACCAAAACAAGAATCAACCTCCAATTCT TGTCAAGCCCTACAAGAGGAGGAAATGTTTGCCATACTACATGAACAACCCCTCTTTCCAATTGGATGGATTCAT ACGCATCCATCTCAGAGCTGTTTCATGTCATCGATCGATTTGCATACTCAATATTCTTATCAG GTCATGGTACCAGAGGCTATTGGAATTGTCATGGCTCCTACCGATACATCAAG GGCATATGGAATATTCCAGCTATCTGATGGTGGAAAGAAAATCCTCAAGGACTGCCCAGAGAAAGGATTTCATCTTCATAAAGAACCAGTTGATGGGAGTCCCCTCTATGGGGATTGCTCCAATGTCTATATTAATTCATGTCTAAGACTAGAGATATTTGATTTACGATGA
- the LOC132059746 gene encoding AMSH-like ubiquitin thioesterase 2 isoform X6, which translates to MPKIIQIFFYWTGVNWFMAGGVCCQTNVHTVSQTAPSPGISLIHTLPHEAEISSVSSTDSSSGPSNYSRNVQTKSGPLKDVHVPTRLMENFLEIASDNTKKDIETCGFLGAIFKDDIFYITSLIIPKQESTSNSCQALQEEEMFAILHEQPLFPIGWIHTHPSQSCFMSSIDLHTQYSYQVMVPEAIGIVMAPTDTSRSFPCSLVIIFAGF; encoded by the exons ATGCCCAAGATTATTCAGATTTTCTTCTATTGGACTGGTGTTAATTGG TTCATGGCTGGTGGAGTATGTTGCCAGACTAATGTGCATACAGTTTCACAGACTGCTCCTTCTCCGGGAATCTCCTTGATACACACTTTGCCTCATGAAGCTGAAATCTCAAGTGTCTCAAGTACTGATTCATCAAGTGGTCCTTCAAACTATTCACGCAATGTGCAGACCAAATCTGGGCCTCTCAAAGATGTACATGTA CCAACAAGGTTGATGGAGAATTTTCTGGAAATCGCCAGCGACAACACTAAGAAGGATATAGAGACCTGTGGATTTCTTGGTGCCATCTTT AAAGATGACATCTTTTATATTACCTCTCTAATAATACCAAAACAAGAATCAACCTCCAATTCT TGTCAAGCCCTACAAGAGGAGGAAATGTTTGCCATACTACATGAACAACCCCTCTTTCCAATTGGATGGATTCAT ACGCATCCATCTCAGAGCTGTTTCATGTCATCGATCGATTTGCATACTCAATATTCTTATCAG GTCATGGTACCAGAGGCTATTGGAATTGTCATGGCTCCTACCGATACATCAAGGTCTTTTCCTTGTTCTTTGGTGATTATATTTGCAGGTTTCTAA
- the LOC132059746 gene encoding AMSH-like ubiquitin thioesterase 2 isoform X2 gives MFMAGGVCCQTNVHTVSQTAPSPGISLIHTLPHEAEISSVSSTDSSSGPSNYSRNVQTKSGPLKDVHVPTRLMENFLEIASDNTKKDIETCGFLGAIFKDDIFYITSLIIPKQESTSNSCQALQEEEMFAILHEQPLFPIGWIHTHPSQSCFMSSIDLHTQYSYQVMVPEAIGIVMAPTDTSRAYGIFQLSDGGKKILKDCPEKGFHLHKEPVDGSPLYGDCSNVYINSCLRLEIFDLR, from the exons ATG TTCATGGCTGGTGGAGTATGTTGCCAGACTAATGTGCATACAGTTTCACAGACTGCTCCTTCTCCGGGAATCTCCTTGATACACACTTTGCCTCATGAAGCTGAAATCTCAAGTGTCTCAAGTACTGATTCATCAAGTGGTCCTTCAAACTATTCACGCAATGTGCAGACCAAATCTGGGCCTCTCAAAGATGTACATGTA CCAACAAGGTTGATGGAGAATTTTCTGGAAATCGCCAGCGACAACACTAAGAAGGATATAGAGACCTGTGGATTTCTTGGTGCCATCTTT AAAGATGACATCTTTTATATTACCTCTCTAATAATACCAAAACAAGAATCAACCTCCAATTCT TGTCAAGCCCTACAAGAGGAGGAAATGTTTGCCATACTACATGAACAACCCCTCTTTCCAATTGGATGGATTCAT ACGCATCCATCTCAGAGCTGTTTCATGTCATCGATCGATTTGCATACTCAATATTCTTATCAG GTCATGGTACCAGAGGCTATTGGAATTGTCATGGCTCCTACCGATACATCAAG GGCATATGGAATATTCCAGCTATCTGATGGTGGAAAGAAAATCCTCAAGGACTGCCCAGAGAAAGGATTTCATCTTCATAAAGAACCAGTTGATGGGAGTCCCCTCTATGGGGATTGCTCCAATGTCTATATTAATTCATGTCTAAGACTAGAGATATTTGATTTACGATGA
- the LOC132059746 gene encoding AMSH-like ubiquitin thioesterase 2 isoform X3 — MAGGVCCQTNVHTVSQTAPSPGISLIHTLPHEAEISSVSSTDSSSGPSNYSRNVQTKSGPLKDVHVPTRLMENFLEIASDNTKKDIETCGFLGAIFKDDIFYITSLIIPKQESTSNSCQALQEEEMFAILHEQPLFPIGWIHTHPSQSCFMSSIDLHTQYSYQVMVPEAIGIVMAPTDTSRAYGIFQLSDGGKKILKDCPEKGFHLHKEPVDGSPLYGDCSNVYINSCLRLEIFDLR, encoded by the exons ATGGCTGGTGGAGTATGTTGCCAGACTAATGTGCATACAGTTTCACAGACTGCTCCTTCTCCGGGAATCTCCTTGATACACACTTTGCCTCATGAAGCTGAAATCTCAAGTGTCTCAAGTACTGATTCATCAAGTGGTCCTTCAAACTATTCACGCAATGTGCAGACCAAATCTGGGCCTCTCAAAGATGTACATGTA CCAACAAGGTTGATGGAGAATTTTCTGGAAATCGCCAGCGACAACACTAAGAAGGATATAGAGACCTGTGGATTTCTTGGTGCCATCTTT AAAGATGACATCTTTTATATTACCTCTCTAATAATACCAAAACAAGAATCAACCTCCAATTCT TGTCAAGCCCTACAAGAGGAGGAAATGTTTGCCATACTACATGAACAACCCCTCTTTCCAATTGGATGGATTCAT ACGCATCCATCTCAGAGCTGTTTCATGTCATCGATCGATTTGCATACTCAATATTCTTATCAG GTCATGGTACCAGAGGCTATTGGAATTGTCATGGCTCCTACCGATACATCAAG GGCATATGGAATATTCCAGCTATCTGATGGTGGAAAGAAAATCCTCAAGGACTGCCCAGAGAAAGGATTTCATCTTCATAAAGAACCAGTTGATGGGAGTCCCCTCTATGGGGATTGCTCCAATGTCTATATTAATTCATGTCTAAGACTAGAGATATTTGATTTACGATGA